Within the Streptomyces sp. YIM 121038 genome, the region TGGTGCCCCGCGCCGAGATCGAGGGCGAGATGGGCGACTCGCACGTGGGTCTGCAGGCCCGGCTGATGAGCCAGGCCCTGCGGAAGATCACCAGCGCGCTCAACCAGTCGAAGACCACCGCGATCTTCATCAACCAGCTGCGCGAGAAGATCGGCGTGATGTTCGGCTCCCCGGAGACCACGACCGGTGGCCGGGCGCTGAAGTTCTACGCCTCGGTGCGCATGGACATCCGCCGCATCGAGACCCTGAAGGACGGCACGGACGCGGTCGGCAACCGCACCCGCGTCAAGGTCGTCAAGAACAAGGTCGCGCCCCCCTTCAAGCAGGCCGAGTTCGACATCCTCTACGGCCAGGGCATCTCCCGCGAGGGCGGCCTGATCGACATGGGCGTGGAGCACGGCTTCGTCCGCAAGGCCGGTGCCTGGTACACGTACGAGGGCGACCAGCTCGGCCAGGGCAAGGAGAACGCCCGTAACTTCCTGAAGGACAACCCCGACCTCGCCAACGAGATCGAGAAGAAGATCAAGCTGAAGCTGGGCGTCGGCGTCCGGCCGGAGAGCACCGAGAGCGAGCCCGCCGCGGACCCGGCGGGCGAGGCACCGGCGGCCGACGCCGCCAAGACGGTGCCCGCTCCGGCGGCGAAGGCCACGAAGTCCAAGACCGCGGCGGCCAAGAGCTAGGCCGTGACGCGACGTACCGACTGGGCGGAGCACACGGACCCCCCGGGAGGCGGCCACTGGAGTGGCGGCGGACCGGAGGGGGCGGGTGCCGAAGCCGACGGCCCGTGGAGCGGCGACCAGGAGGGCCGGGGCGGCCGCCGTCGGCGGCGCGGCGGCTTCGGCAGCCACCAGGACAGCGGTTCCCCGTCCTCGTCGAGGGCCGAGAACGGGGAACCGCCCTCGGGGGATCCCGCTGAGCGGGCGCGAGGCATCTGTTTGCGCCTGCTCACCGGGACGCCCCGCACGCGCAAACAGCTGGCCGACGCCCTGCGCAAGCGGGACATCCCCGACGACGTGGCGGACGAGGTGCTGTCCCGCTTCGAAGAGGTCGGCCTGATCAAC harbors:
- the recA gene encoding recombinase RecA encodes the protein MAGTDREKALDAALAQIERQFGKGAVMRMGERSQEPIEVIPTGSTALDVALGVGGIPRGRVVEIYGPESSGKTTLTLHAVANAQRAGGAVAFVDAEHALDPEYAKKLGVDIDNLILSQPDNGEQALEIVDMLVRSGALDLIVIDSVAALVPRAEIEGEMGDSHVGLQARLMSQALRKITSALNQSKTTAIFINQLREKIGVMFGSPETTTGGRALKFYASVRMDIRRIETLKDGTDAVGNRTRVKVVKNKVAPPFKQAEFDILYGQGISREGGLIDMGVEHGFVRKAGAWYTYEGDQLGQGKENARNFLKDNPDLANEIEKKIKLKLGVGVRPESTESEPAADPAGEAPAADAAKTVPAPAAKATKSKTAAAKS
- the recX gene encoding recombination regulator RecX, producing the protein MTRRTDWAEHTDPPGGGHWSGGGPEGAGAEADGPWSGDQEGRGGRRRRRGGFGSHQDSGSPSSSRAENGEPPSGDPAERARGICLRLLTGTPRTRKQLADALRKRDIPDDVADEVLSRFEEVGLINDEAFADAWVESRHHGRGLARRALARELRTKGVDATLIDEAVGQLDAEQEEATARELVARKLRSTRGLDRDKRLRRLAGMLARKGYPEGMALRVVREALEQEGEDTEDLGYESL